In one window of Vulpes vulpes isolate BD-2025 chromosome 1, VulVul3, whole genome shotgun sequence DNA:
- the LOC112908418 gene encoding developmental pluripotency-associated 5 protein-like — FIPPWVKVPEDLKDPEVLQARMQLLEAMFGLAGSRIPYIKQVSKVMLELKVLESSGLTEVLVYGSYLYKLRAKWMLQSMAEWHRQRQERGMLKLEDAMKALQLGPWMK; from the coding sequence TTTATTCCACCATGGGTGAAAGTTCCGGAAGACTTGAAAGACCCCGAGGTGTTGCAGGCCCGGATGCAGCTCTTGGAAGCTATGTTTGGCCTAGCTGGATCTCGAATCCCGTACATCAAGCAAGTGAGCAAAGTCATGCTCGAGCTAAAGGTTCTGGAATCCTCGGGCCTCACTGAGGTCTTGGTTTATGGCTCTTACTTGTACAAGCTCAGGGCCAAGTGGATGCTCCAGTCCATGGCCGAGTGGCACCGCCAGCGACAGGAACGAGGGATGCTCAAACTTGAGGATGCCATGAAAGCCCTACAGCTAGGTCCTTGGATGAAGTGA